From a region of the Calliphora vicina chromosome 4, idCalVici1.1, whole genome shotgun sequence genome:
- the disco gene encoding protein disconnected, translating into MEHLMTAFMPPAYLLGHPTAPGLSSSSATTSPATSPTANSSGLSKPKRWGSPPVNMGGQFINPATGKKRVQCSICFKTFCDKGALKIHFSAVHLREMHKCTVEGCNMVFSSRRSRNRHSANPNPKLHSPHIRRKISPHDGRTAQQFPLFGMTTSILPPAAAMPAFPGLMPPQGNAFAPHPAAMFGDFSSPQFQHMLASQERLLGVQHSSHSSGASNASDNDDDEGYVLDVQGSYASQGSHSDVDDYCREVEDDDNEEDELISVSIEDEIKPMSNNMHSEDSNEPLDFSLNKRSMDYMSAAERLMASPSSSSSSSVQKPSNSFSMDSLLGKRKRSCSESEMSCDNSSPVTIKMENEEEDSSCLDLSASQASKKVQTVPSAHSSPLSPEEQHLRLLQSQMFAAAAAAAAAQTQSSEGSENNATSPPPMWNLLSEVYRSMLMNTTSNLKTQQQQSQQQQYNEMSTNAISV; encoded by the coding sequence ATGGAACACTTAATGACTGCCTTTATGCCACCAGCCTACTTGTTGGGCCATCCTACAGCGCCCGGTCTCTCATCCTCCTCTGCCACCACCTCACCGGCCACATCGCCCACAGCCAATTCATCTGGTCTTAGCAAGCCTAAGAGATGGGGCTCCCCACCCGTCAATATGGGAGGACAATTTATTAATCCTGCAACTGGTAAAAAACGTGTACAATGCTCCATCTGCTTTAAGACTTTCTGTGACAAAGGagctttaaaaattcacttcTCCGCCGTACATTTAAGAGAAATGCACAAATGCACGGTAGAGGGCTGCAATATGGTGTTCTCTTCACGTCGGTCGCGCAACAGACACAGTGCTAATCCCAATCCTAAATTGCACTCTCCTCATATACGCCGCAAAATTTCACCTCATGATGGTCGTACCGCGCAACAGTTCCCTCTATTCGGCATGACTACCAGCATCTTGCCTCCAGCAGCTGCTATGCCTGCCTTCCCAGGATTAATGCCTCCTCAGGGTAATGCTTTTGCTCCTCATCCTGCAGCCATGTTTGGTGATTTCTCCAGTCCTCAATTCCAACACATGCTAGCCAGCCAAGAAAGACTATTGGGAGTACAGCATTCATCACACTCCAGTGGTGCTTCCAATGCCTCCGACAATGATGACGATGAAGGTTATGTTCTAGATGTTCAGGGTTCATATGCTAGTCAGGGCAGTCACAGTGATGTAGATGATTACTGTCGTGAGGTGGAAGATGATGACAATGAAGAGGACGAATTAATTTCGGTATCAATAGAAGATGAAATCAAACCCATGTCTAATAACATGCACTCGGAAGATTCAAATGAACCTTTAGACTTTAGTTTGAACAAGCGTTCAATGGACTATATGTCGGCGGCAGAAAGACTTATGGCCAGtcccagcagcagcagcagctctAGTGTACAAAAACCCTCCAACAGTTTTTCCATGGACAGTTTGTTGGGCAAGAGAAAACGTTCGTGCAGTGAGTCAGAAATGTCTTGTGATAACTCTTCTCCAGTGactatcaaaatggaaaatgaAGAAGAAGACAGCAGCTGTTTGGATCTCTCCGCCTCGCAGGCCAGCAAAAAAGTACAAACTGTTCCCTCCGCCCACTCCTCACCTCTTTCTCCGGAAGAGCAACACCTAAGACTATTGCAATCGCAAATGTTTGCTGCAGCCGCCGCTGCTGCTGCCGCTCAAACCCAAAGTTCCGAAGGCAGTGAAAATAACGCCACCTCTCCCCCACCCATGTGGAATCTATTGTCTGAAGTTTATCGTTCCATGCTCATGAACACCACCTCAAATCTTAAAACCCAACAGCAACAATCACAACAGCAGCAATACAATGAAATGTCCACGAATGCCATTtcagtttaa